A region of Bacteroidota bacterium DNA encodes the following proteins:
- a CDS encoding tetratricopeptide repeat protein → MTFCRSKPLFRSGYRAGRVALLLCFVLSLRCFSQIPPVDRQSTSGLLNEATDWMDAGSYHVARQKLAEILRRSSFTEQNRDVLYWLVQSTFKDQEYEEAYQWASEFVQEYPNDVRRVTVLYIQGVSAYQTHRLDASASALGKFLKEGGDHPQRGAGCFWHAMAELDRGDTAAAQDDIQQCYGDPSALAYRDYILMGWALSLERRGNLDGSAERLERLLSDYPRSELVTDAQLRLASISLRQGRLARTLNMLEQASPSYSSQRQEYLLLEAEANIQLARYQAARDAYEEFASRFSDSPHARKARYGLGWSLVKLGDYARAQAVFDSLGRGHDSLAFASLYQSGILSLLRGRITAALTTLDTLTSLSPYDRDAVSAYFQMGMIQYRGKQYREARRNFQLAARLFPESELRTAAYHMLGESNMAIGDFSNAQYAFAQVRHLGAPPEILAPSLFQEGVALYHLGRFKTCGERFDEYLQKFPRDARGGEGHVWRAEALYQDSRFADAERSYSEALRLYPNNPKKPEAAYGYAWTLFEQKKFSQAASAFDSFTKLYPNDGHYLDAMLRKADSYFAVGEYEKSASLYSTLGAEKASGRQVEYAAFQLAMSYIQRGESDRGVEQLRSFLVKYPSSIYAEVVQFNIGWTYFSREQYALAVTELKTVLRKYGDSQLLPRVLFNLGDSYYNLKEYDSARVYYQRVIKEYPSSLLVADALSGLQYTYAAQGKPEGALAEIEKVMKEKPAGAPEGELVLKKGEILFGQGDFAGAITEYQRLLAMKPEQSVKAKALYQLGRAYEQEENPLRAASFYEQILSDAPDSEVVPRATLALGLARMKAKHYGQAVDALKGFDKRYPDSPLLTEAQYQLGVALSNLSDKNAASDQFQLVIREHPADLFADRSRIGMAQIDLERKRNAAAIDTLTAIVGRRSDDIAGEALLMIGQNYLAMKKTKDAMQAYEDVIRQYKDYPMVVERAKLGEGECYERLRDKKRARSAYEELAGSATDAGVRSEAQERLRRLGR, encoded by the coding sequence TTGACATTCTGCCGGAGTAAGCCGCTGTTCCGTTCAGGCTACAGGGCGGGCCGGGTAGCCCTCCTCCTTTGCTTCGTGCTGTCGCTCCGGTGCTTTTCGCAGATCCCTCCGGTCGACAGGCAATCGACCTCCGGCCTCCTCAATGAAGCGACGGATTGGATGGACGCCGGCTCCTACCATGTGGCCCGCCAGAAGCTTGCCGAGATTCTCCGCCGCTCCTCGTTCACCGAGCAAAATCGGGACGTCCTCTACTGGCTCGTCCAATCGACCTTCAAGGACCAGGAGTACGAGGAGGCCTATCAGTGGGCTTCCGAGTTCGTTCAGGAGTACCCGAACGACGTCCGCAGGGTCACAGTCCTCTATATCCAGGGAGTGAGCGCCTATCAGACGCACCGGCTCGACGCATCCGCGTCGGCTCTGGGAAAGTTTCTGAAAGAAGGGGGCGATCATCCGCAGAGGGGAGCCGGCTGTTTCTGGCACGCGATGGCCGAGCTCGACCGCGGGGACACCGCGGCCGCGCAGGACGATATCCAGCAATGTTATGGCGACCCGTCGGCGCTCGCCTATCGCGATTACATCCTGATGGGTTGGGCGCTCTCGTTGGAGCGGCGCGGCAACCTCGACGGGTCGGCCGAGCGGCTGGAGCGGCTCCTGTCGGATTACCCCCGGAGCGAGCTTGTCACCGACGCGCAGCTCCGTCTCGCCTCGATCTCGCTTCGCCAGGGGCGGCTCGCCCGGACGCTCAACATGCTCGAGCAGGCATCCCCGTCCTACTCCTCCCAGAGGCAGGAGTATCTCCTCCTGGAGGCCGAAGCGAACATCCAGCTTGCACGGTACCAGGCCGCGCGCGACGCCTACGAAGAGTTCGCGTCGAGATTCTCGGACAGCCCCCACGCCCGGAAGGCTCGCTACGGCCTGGGATGGTCGCTAGTCAAGCTCGGCGACTACGCGCGCGCGCAGGCGGTCTTTGATTCGTTGGGCCGCGGGCACGATTCGCTCGCGTTCGCGTCGCTCTACCAGAGCGGGATCCTTTCGCTTCTCAGGGGAAGGATCACGGCGGCGCTCACCACGCTCGACACGTTGACATCGCTTTCCCCCTACGACCGGGACGCGGTCAGCGCCTATTTCCAGATGGGGATGATCCAATACAGGGGGAAGCAATACCGCGAGGCGCGGCGAAATTTCCAGCTTGCAGCCCGTCTCTTCCCGGAAAGCGAGCTGCGGACCGCCGCGTATCACATGCTGGGAGAGAGCAACATGGCGATCGGCGACTTCTCCAACGCCCAGTATGCCTTCGCGCAGGTGCGGCACCTCGGCGCACCACCTGAAATTCTCGCACCTTCGCTCTTCCAGGAGGGGGTCGCGCTCTATCACCTGGGCCGGTTCAAGACGTGCGGCGAGCGGTTCGACGAGTATCTCCAGAAATTCCCGCGTGACGCCCGGGGGGGCGAAGGCCACGTCTGGCGGGCCGAAGCGCTCTATCAGGACAGCCGGTTCGCGGACGCCGAGCGGTCCTATTCGGAGGCCCTCCGGCTCTATCCGAACAACCCGAAAAAACCCGAGGCGGCGTACGGATATGCCTGGACGCTCTTCGAACAGAAAAAATTCTCCCAGGCCGCGTCGGCGTTCGACAGCTTCACGAAGTTGTACCCGAACGACGGCCACTATCTCGACGCGATGCTCAGGAAAGCCGACTCCTATTTCGCCGTCGGGGAGTATGAGAAGTCTGCGTCTCTCTATTCAACGCTCGGCGCGGAAAAGGCGAGCGGCCGACAGGTGGAATACGCGGCCTTTCAGCTTGCGATGTCGTACATCCAGCGGGGCGAATCCGACCGCGGCGTCGAGCAACTCCGGAGTTTTCTCGTCAAGTATCCCTCCTCGATCTATGCCGAGGTCGTCCAGTTCAACATCGGGTGGACCTATTTTTCCAGGGAACAATACGCGCTTGCCGTCACCGAGCTCAAGACGGTGCTCCGAAAATACGGCGACAGCCAGCTCTTGCCGCGTGTGCTCTTCAATCTCGGCGACTCTTATTACAACCTGAAGGAATACGACAGCGCCCGCGTTTACTATCAGAGGGTGATCAAGGAATACCCTTCGAGTCTTTTGGTGGCCGACGCTCTCTCGGGTCTCCAGTATACGTACGCCGCCCAGGGAAAGCCCGAAGGAGCGCTCGCGGAGATCGAAAAAGTGATGAAAGAGAAACCTGCCGGGGCGCCCGAGGGGGAGCTCGTTCTCAAGAAGGGGGAAATCCTCTTCGGCCAGGGCGACTTTGCGGGGGCGATCACGGAATACCAGCGGCTTCTCGCGATGAAGCCGGAACAGTCCGTCAAGGCGAAGGCGCTCTATCAATTGGGAAGGGCGTATGAGCAGGAGGAAAACCCTCTCCGCGCGGCGTCCTTCTACGAGCAGATTCTCTCCGACGCGCCCGATTCGGAGGTGGTCCCGCGGGCGACGCTGGCGCTCGGCCTCGCGCGCATGAAAGCGAAACATTACGGGCAGGCCGTCGACGCGCTGAAAGGGTTCGACAAGCGATACCCCGACTCGCCCCTTCTCACCGAAGCGCAGTACCAGCTCGGAGTGGCCCTCTCGAACCTTTCCGACAAGAATGCGGCCTCGGACCAGTTCCAGCTTGTCATCAGGGAGCATCCCGCCGACCTGTTCGCGGACCGGAGCCGGATCGGAATGGCGCAGATCGACCTCGAGAGGAAAAGAAACGCCGCGGCGATCGACACCCTGACGGCGATCGTCGGCAGGCGGAGCGACGACATCGCGGGAGAGGCGCTCCTGATGATCGGCCAAAATTATCTTGCGATGAAAAAGACCAAGGACGCGATGCAGGCCTACGAAGACGTGATCCGGCAGTATAAGGATTATCCGATGGTCGTCGAACGGGCGAAACTCGGCGAGGGAGAATGCTACGAGCGGCTGCGCGACAAGAAGAGGGCGCGGTCGGCCTACGAGGAGCTGGCGGGTTCGGCCACCGATGCCGGTGTCCGCAGTGAGGCGCAGGAGCGGCTCAGGAGGCTCGGCAGATGA
- the panC gene encoding pantoate--beta-alanine ligase: protein MKLITSVPEMQRSAEALRREGRRLGVVPTMGFLHKGHLSLIRIAAQHSDVVIVTAYVNPAQFGPNEDFSKYPRDPGRDRSLAEEGGAAILFTPETSEMYPPGYLTHVEVDTITSLLEGKARPGHFRGVTTVVAKLFAITKPHVAVFGQKDAQQAAVVKKMARDLNFDLEIIVGPTVREPDGLAMSSRNVYLSAEQRAESTVLYRSLQLAEGLIAKGGRDCPAILAEMQKLFKLHPSASVEYISIADSVTLEELKTLTPGAAVLVSMAVRIGGVRLIDNVVVQVPLSS from the coding sequence ATGAAGCTCATCACGAGCGTCCCGGAAATGCAGCGGAGCGCCGAAGCCCTGCGCCGGGAGGGCCGGCGGCTTGGCGTTGTTCCCACCATGGGGTTTCTCCACAAGGGTCATCTGAGCCTGATCAGGATCGCCGCGCAACACTCCGACGTGGTCATTGTCACGGCGTACGTCAATCCGGCCCAGTTCGGTCCGAACGAAGATTTTTCGAAGTATCCCCGCGACCCCGGGCGCGACCGTTCTCTCGCCGAAGAGGGCGGGGCTGCGATCCTCTTCACGCCCGAGACGTCCGAAATGTATCCCCCCGGCTACCTGACCCACGTGGAAGTCGATACGATCACCAGCCTCCTCGAAGGGAAGGCGCGGCCTGGTCACTTTCGGGGCGTGACCACGGTTGTCGCCAAATTATTTGCCATCACGAAACCGCACGTCGCCGTGTTCGGCCAGAAAGATGCCCAACAGGCCGCCGTTGTAAAGAAAATGGCCCGGGACCTGAACTTCGACCTCGAAATCATCGTGGGTCCCACCGTCCGCGAACCGGACGGACTTGCAATGAGCTCGAGAAACGTTTATCTTTCCGCTGAACAGCGTGCCGAAAGCACGGTCCTCTACCGTTCACTCCAGCTGGCCGAAGGACTGATCGCGAAGGGCGGGCGGGACTGCCCCGCGATACTCGCTGAAATGCAGAAACTGTTCAAACTCCATCCATCGGCCTCGGTAGAGTATATCTCCATCGCGGACTCCGTGACCTTGGAAGAATTAAAAACGCTGACCCCCGGCGCGGCGGTTCTCGTCTCGATGGCGGTCCGCATCGGCGGCGTCCGGTTGATCGACAATGTAGTCGTGCAGGTTCCCTTGTCATCCTGA
- a CDS encoding DUF58 domain-containing protein, with protein sequence METAELLKKVRKIEIRTKGLVNQIFSGEYHSVFKGRGMAFSEVREYQFGDDIRAIDWNVSARFNHPFVKVFEEERELTLMLVVDVSGSGEFGTVQQMKREIAAELCAVLAFSALQNNDKVGVIFFSDVIEKFIPPKKGRTHTLRIVREVLDMQPSRRGTSVAEGLRYLTSAIKKRSIAFLISDFLDDNYSDALKIAAKKHDLIGVRLYDPREAALPPAGLMRLIDAETRETAWVDTSDRRVRDRYARWWQDRGAERTKLFRRSGVDAIDIRTDQSYINPLVAFFKLRERRW encoded by the coding sequence ATGGAAACCGCTGAACTCTTAAAGAAAGTCCGGAAGATCGAGATCCGCACCAAGGGCCTCGTCAACCAGATCTTCTCGGGCGAATACCACAGCGTCTTCAAAGGGCGCGGCATGGCCTTCAGCGAGGTGCGAGAATACCAGTTCGGCGACGATATCCGGGCGATCGACTGGAACGTCTCCGCCCGGTTCAATCACCCCTTCGTCAAAGTCTTCGAAGAGGAGCGGGAACTGACGCTCATGCTCGTCGTCGACGTCAGCGGATCGGGAGAATTCGGAACCGTCCAGCAGATGAAGCGCGAGATCGCGGCGGAGCTCTGCGCGGTCCTCGCGTTCTCGGCTCTCCAGAACAACGACAAAGTCGGCGTGATCTTCTTCAGCGACGTCATCGAGAAGTTTATCCCCCCGAAAAAGGGCCGCACGCATACGCTGCGGATCGTCAGGGAAGTCCTTGATATGCAACCCTCACGGAGAGGAACCAGCGTCGCGGAAGGATTGCGCTACCTCACGAGCGCCATCAAGAAAAGAAGCATCGCCTTCCTCATCTCCGATTTTCTCGACGACAATTATTCCGACGCCCTGAAGATCGCCGCGAAGAAGCACGATCTCATCGGCGTGCGGCTCTATGACCCGCGCGAAGCGGCGCTGCCGCCCGCCGGCCTGATGCGCCTGATCGACGCGGAAACCCGGGAGACGGCGTGGGTCGACACCTCCGACCGGCGGGTCCGCGACCGTTATGCCCGCTGGTGGCAGGACCGGGGCGCGGAACGGACGAAGCTCTTCCGCAGAAGCGGCGTCGACGCCATCGACATCCGCACCGACCAATCGTACATCAATCCCCTGGTCGCATTCTTCAAGCTCCGGGAGCGCCGTTGGTGA
- a CDS encoding TonB-dependent receptor, whose product MKWILLPCLISTFALAPAQEKLESRDTTGLPSLEIPEITIVGKKAIMLPFARKGEIYDVSLYEAPPPDTSLLGDRRSIVLPQGALSRYEEHQMPWRASLEGSFGSFSTGGLKAFADYKTQVWGIYGNGNYRTTQGHVANSSGTTTGLDLGAHSLLSTDNDLLRGLRVSGELGFRHDSYGMFGIPAGSPKRTRSNEALGVEIGSVNRQGTVLDLSLDTKVWNVTDTRAGRDSDVSVVSPDVRASFRTDLQDAGFGAEVVYRGSSLNYHLPTNSPSVLGFSATASWKFMDQWSIRAGGVYQNGSGSTGESRTVIAPTAILQWDASQDREWIFWFQPELHLATYDEHIRDNPYLVRELDIRPEKRPIRLGSSLSYKDENVSLRLSGSFTHSTDKDITLSDSGRIILAYVDADQFVAEAAGSVTPTAATRVKFSAALQPGHETGTSVQLPMIPIIQGLGRGELDPIPSMTVWASGEYWSRRNVDRAGNKTLGDVFLFGCGVSTRALPRTVISFEIANLFNTGYEWWSGYSAPGRELKLDAKIHLR is encoded by the coding sequence ATGAAGTGGATTCTTCTTCCCTGTCTCATCTCCACGTTTGCGCTCGCTCCTGCTCAGGAGAAACTCGAGTCGAGAGACACGACCGGTCTCCCCAGCCTCGAAATACCGGAGATCACCATTGTCGGCAAAAAAGCGATCATGCTTCCCTTCGCGCGGAAGGGGGAGATCTACGACGTCTCGCTGTACGAGGCGCCCCCTCCGGACACAAGCCTCCTCGGCGACCGGCGCTCCATCGTGCTGCCGCAGGGCGCACTTTCCCGGTACGAGGAACACCAGATGCCGTGGCGCGCTTCGCTCGAAGGCTCGTTCGGAAGCTTCAGCACGGGCGGGCTGAAAGCGTTTGCCGATTACAAGACGCAGGTCTGGGGCATCTACGGGAACGGCAATTACAGAACGACCCAGGGACACGTCGCCAACTCTTCCGGAACGACGACTGGCCTCGATCTCGGGGCGCACTCGCTTCTCTCGACGGACAACGATCTCCTCAGGGGGCTCCGCGTATCGGGCGAGCTCGGTTTCAGGCACGATTCCTACGGTATGTTCGGAATCCCTGCGGGGTCCCCGAAGCGGACGAGGAGCAACGAGGCGCTGGGAGTTGAGATCGGTTCGGTGAACCGGCAGGGGACCGTTCTGGACCTGAGCCTCGACACGAAAGTGTGGAATGTCACCGACACCCGGGCCGGGCGCGATTCCGACGTGTCTGTCGTCTCGCCCGACGTGCGGGCGTCGTTCAGGACGGACCTGCAGGACGCCGGGTTCGGCGCCGAGGTCGTGTACCGGGGATCGTCGCTGAACTATCACCTCCCGACCAACTCTCCGTCGGTCCTCGGGTTTTCGGCGACGGCGAGCTGGAAATTCATGGATCAGTGGTCCATCCGCGCAGGAGGGGTCTACCAGAACGGATCGGGAAGCACGGGCGAGAGCCGGACGGTGATCGCTCCGACGGCGATCCTCCAGTGGGACGCGAGCCAGGACCGGGAGTGGATTTTCTGGTTCCAGCCGGAACTTCATCTTGCGACCTACGACGAGCATATCCGCGACAATCCCTATCTTGTCCGGGAGCTCGATATTCGTCCCGAAAAAAGACCGATTCGCCTCGGAAGCAGCCTCTCGTACAAAGACGAGAACGTGTCGCTGCGCCTGAGCGGTTCGTTCACCCATAGCACCGACAAGGATATCACGCTGAGCGACAGCGGCAGAATCATTCTCGCCTACGTCGACGCGGATCAATTCGTCGCCGAGGCGGCGGGCTCCGTCACTCCGACAGCCGCGACGAGGGTCAAGTTCTCCGCAGCCCTTCAGCCCGGACATGAAACCGGGACCAGCGTCCAGCTGCCGATGATTCCGATCATACAGGGGCTCGGCCGTGGAGAGCTCGATCCGATCCCTTCGATGACCGTCTGGGCTTCTGGCGAGTATTGGAGCCGCAGGAACGTGGACCGGGCGGGCAACAAGACTCTCGGCGACGTGTTCCTGTTCGGGTGCGGAGTATCGACCCGCGCCCTCCCGCGCACCGTCATCTCGTTCGAGATCGCAAATCTGTTCAACACAGGGTACGAGTGGTGGAGCGGGTACAGCGCGCCCGGGAGGGAGCTGAAGCTCGACGCCAAGATACATTTGCGATGA
- a CDS encoding sugar phosphate nucleotidyltransferase, which yields MIELSKPPKLAVVILAAGKGTRMNNPDLAKVMYQMHGKPMVEYVVELATKLQADRTLIVVGWQKDSIIGHLSGVNPRVEFVEQREQLGTGHAVLQTESALEKLEGDLLVLSGDVPLLTEKTARALIGYHRTTEAVATILTAELDNPAGYGRIVRNEDGSVKRIVEDKDASKKELAVKEINSGIYVFEREKLFECLRLVKPNNAQGEYYLTDVFEIFWKNQYRVSAVKAIDSIEVIGINDPAQLDAARALMASRTTA from the coding sequence ATGATCGAACTCTCCAAACCCCCGAAACTGGCCGTCGTCATTCTCGCCGCAGGCAAAGGCACGAGGATGAACAATCCGGATCTCGCCAAAGTCATGTACCAGATGCACGGCAAGCCGATGGTCGAGTATGTCGTGGAGCTCGCGACGAAACTCCAGGCGGACCGCACCCTGATCGTCGTCGGGTGGCAGAAGGATTCGATCATCGGGCATCTCTCGGGGGTGAACCCCCGCGTGGAGTTCGTCGAACAGCGGGAACAACTCGGAACAGGACACGCGGTCCTGCAGACGGAATCGGCGCTCGAGAAACTCGAGGGAGACCTCCTCGTCCTGTCGGGGGACGTCCCGCTCCTCACGGAGAAGACGGCCCGGGCCCTCATCGGATATCACCGGACCACCGAGGCGGTCGCCACGATTCTCACCGCGGAACTCGACAATCCGGCGGGCTACGGCAGGATCGTCCGCAACGAAGACGGGAGCGTCAAACGGATCGTGGAGGATAAGGACGCCTCCAAAAAGGAACTTGCCGTCAAGGAAATTAATTCGGGGATCTACGTGTTTGAGAGAGAGAAGCTCTTCGAGTGCCTCCGGCTCGTGAAGCCCAATAACGCCCAGGGGGAGTACTACCTGACCGACGTGTTCGAGATTTTCTGGAAGAATCAATACAGGGTCTCTGCCGTCAAAGCCATTGACTCGATTGAAGTTATCGGGATCAACGACCCGGCCCAGCTCGATGCGGCACGGGCTCTGATGGCATCCAGGACGACCGCCTGA
- the rsfS gene encoding ribosome silencing factor, giving the protein MRTKTLAMKIARFALSRKAQDVTVMDLRKLTDMTDFFVVCSADSDVQVKAVADAIAEGTDKIGVSSWHSEGLTHRQWVLLDYVDVVVHVFHKEVRRFYGLEKLWGDAKIEVVEDGEKKKPAKPRSRTAKRR; this is encoded by the coding sequence TTGAGAACAAAGACACTCGCGATGAAGATCGCACGATTCGCACTAAGCAGAAAAGCCCAGGACGTCACCGTCATGGATCTCCGGAAATTGACCGACATGACGGATTTTTTCGTCGTCTGTTCCGCGGATTCCGACGTGCAGGTGAAGGCCGTCGCGGACGCGATCGCCGAGGGGACGGACAAGATCGGTGTCAGCTCATGGCACAGCGAAGGCCTCACGCACCGCCAGTGGGTGCTGCTCGATTACGTCGACGTCGTCGTCCACGTCTTCCACAAGGAGGTCCGAAGGTTTTACGGGCTGGAAAAACTGTGGGGTGACGCGAAGATTGAAGTCGTCGAGGACGGTGAAAAGAAGAAACCTGCCAAGCCCCGGTCGCGAACTGCAAAACGGCGATGA
- a CDS encoding LytR C-terminal domain-containing protein, with protein sequence MESPQQTETVQQSPSSSSRTTRIAKSLLTGLIIVFVFAAGYLSYTFISRGANPPAATAPQEKPQKIIQLDVLNGTRTRGVAARCMNYLRTNGFDVVEMKNYKVSNIPRSIVVDRVGNLAAARRVAAALGISDKNVVQQLNPDYFVDVSVIIGADYSSLQPFH encoded by the coding sequence ATGGAGTCCCCCCAGCAGACCGAGACGGTACAGCAGTCGCCAAGTTCCTCCTCCCGTACGACCAGAATCGCGAAATCACTCCTAACCGGTTTGATCATCGTGTTCGTGTTCGCGGCCGGGTACCTGTCATACACATTCATCTCCCGGGGCGCCAATCCTCCCGCCGCAACCGCGCCGCAGGAGAAACCCCAGAAAATAATTCAGCTCGATGTCCTGAACGGCACACGCACGAGGGGAGTCGCCGCGAGGTGCATGAACTATCTCCGGACCAACGGGTTCGACGTGGTGGAGATGAAGAATTACAAAGTGTCCAACATCCCCCGCTCGATCGTCGTCGACCGGGTCGGAAACCTCGCCGCAGCGCGCCGCGTCGCGGCCGCGCTCGGGATTTCGGACAAGAACGTGGTACAGCAATTGAACCCCGATTACTTCGTCGACGTCTCGGTGATCATCGGGGCGGATTACAGTTCACTGCAGCCATTTCACTAA
- the argS gene encoding arginine--tRNA ligase — MRQYLRERIESSLRSLGLSAVGPPTFEKPRNPAHGDLTTNVAMLAAKQAKLAPAPLARRIVEELKADPTLIDRVEIAGPGFINFHFTEKFYREQTAGILRQGASYGRSDSAGGTTTQVEFVSANPTGPLTVGHGRGAVYGDTISRLLEWTGHRVTREYYFNNAGRQMRILGESVRLRYLELLGDRIDFPEDHYQGEYIKEIAAHLKASHGEALRDEPADGLFKRQAEQEIFDDIKKTLARLGIAHDVFFNENSLYESGMVKGVIEELRSRGLAYDQEGAVWFKTSALGAAQDKVIVKSTGEPTYRLPDIAYHREKLRRGFGLVIDVLGADHVATYPDVLAGLKALGEDPARIKVLIHQFVTIVQDGEVVKMSTRKANFVTLDELIDEVGADVVRFFFLMRGIGSHLNFDLKLAKEQSDQNPVYYLQYAHARIASIIRHAESQGVDSKSAHDLSILAAPEEMALLKILVEFPDMVESCASTYEPHRLTEYLREIAGIFHAFYHVHRVVTENAALTAARIALCLATKTVLGNGFSILGITAPEKM, encoded by the coding sequence ATGAGGCAATACCTCAGGGAGCGGATAGAATCTAGCCTCCGGTCGCTGGGCCTCTCCGCCGTTGGTCCGCCGACGTTCGAAAAACCCCGCAATCCCGCCCACGGAGACCTTACCACCAATGTCGCGATGCTCGCCGCGAAGCAGGCGAAACTTGCGCCCGCCCCGCTCGCCCGCCGGATCGTCGAAGAGCTGAAGGCCGACCCGACGCTCATCGACAGGGTCGAGATCGCCGGTCCCGGCTTCATCAATTTTCATTTCACCGAGAAGTTTTACCGCGAGCAAACCGCGGGGATCCTCCGGCAGGGTGCCTCCTATGGAAGAAGCGACTCCGCCGGCGGGACAACCACGCAGGTGGAGTTCGTTTCCGCGAACCCGACCGGGCCCCTCACGGTCGGCCACGGGCGCGGCGCGGTGTACGGCGACACGATCTCGCGCCTCCTCGAGTGGACCGGCCACCGGGTGACGCGCGAGTATTACTTCAACAATGCCGGGAGGCAGATGAGGATACTCGGCGAATCGGTCCGGCTCCGGTACCTCGAATTGCTCGGCGACCGGATCGACTTTCCCGAGGACCATTACCAGGGGGAGTACATCAAAGAAATAGCGGCTCACCTGAAAGCGTCGCACGGCGAAGCGCTGAGAGACGAACCCGCCGACGGACTCTTCAAGCGGCAGGCCGAGCAGGAAATTTTCGACGATATCAAGAAGACCCTCGCCCGCCTCGGCATCGCGCACGACGTCTTCTTCAATGAGAATTCGCTCTATGAGTCGGGCATGGTCAAGGGCGTGATCGAGGAGCTCCGCTCGCGCGGCCTCGCGTACGATCAGGAAGGCGCCGTCTGGTTCAAGACAAGCGCCCTCGGGGCTGCCCAGGACAAGGTCATCGTCAAAAGCACGGGGGAGCCGACCTACAGGCTTCCGGACATCGCCTACCATCGCGAGAAACTCCGGCGGGGGTTCGGTCTCGTGATCGACGTGCTCGGAGCCGACCATGTCGCCACCTATCCCGACGTGCTCGCGGGGCTGAAGGCGCTCGGAGAAGATCCGGCGCGGATCAAAGTGCTGATCCACCAGTTCGTGACGATCGTGCAGGACGGAGAGGTGGTGAAGATGTCGACCCGGAAGGCGAACTTCGTCACGCTCGACGAGCTGATCGATGAAGTGGGAGCGGACGTTGTCCGATTTTTCTTTTTGATGCGCGGAATCGGGAGCCACCTGAATTTCGACCTGAAGCTGGCGAAGGAGCAGTCGGACCAGAACCCGGTCTATTACCTGCAGTACGCCCACGCGCGCATCGCAAGCATCATCCGCCACGCCGAAAGCCAGGGCGTCGACTCGAAATCGGCGCATGACCTTTCCATCCTCGCCGCGCCCGAGGAGATGGCGCTCCTGAAGATTCTCGTGGAGTTTCCCGACATGGTGGAGTCGTGCGCGTCGACGTACGAACCGCACCGCCTGACCGAATACCTGCGCGAAATTGCGGGAATTTTTCACGCGTTCTACCATGTTCATAGGGTTGTGACGGAGAACGCCGCCCTCACTGCGGCGCGGATTGCGCTCTGCCTGGCGACGAAAACGGTCCTCGGGAACGGTTTTTCCATTCTGGGGATCACGGCGCCTGAAAAAATGTAG
- a CDS encoding MoxR family ATPase codes for MTDIKSLNEQIQRESAFVDLLQMEVGKVIVGQKAMVERLLIGLLSNGHILLEGVPGLAKTLSIKTLAAAIQAKFQRIQFTPDLLPADVVGTMIYNQKNSEFTVRRGPIFANFILADEINRAPAKVQSALLEAMQERQITIGEQTFKLEEPFLVLATQNPIEQEGTYPLPEAQVDRFMLKIRIDYPNREEERLIMRQNITNSTPAVRPAVSPSDILKARSVVQEVYMDEKIERYILDIVFATRSPKDFKLDKLASLINYGASPRATINLALASKSFAFIKRRGYVIPEDVRAICHDVLRHRIAVTYEAEAENVTPENIVDEILNAIEVP; via the coding sequence ATGACGGACATCAAATCTCTCAACGAACAGATCCAGCGGGAAAGCGCATTCGTGGACCTGCTCCAGATGGAGGTCGGCAAGGTGATCGTCGGCCAGAAAGCGATGGTCGAGCGCCTGCTGATAGGATTGCTCTCCAACGGGCACATCCTCCTGGAAGGCGTCCCGGGTTTGGCGAAGACCCTTTCGATCAAAACGCTGGCCGCCGCGATCCAGGCGAAGTTCCAGCGGATCCAGTTCACCCCGGACCTGCTGCCGGCCGACGTCGTGGGGACGATGATCTACAACCAGAAGAACAGCGAGTTCACCGTCCGGAGGGGACCGATCTTCGCCAATTTCATCCTCGCCGACGAAATCAACCGCGCGCCTGCGAAGGTTCAGAGCGCCCTGCTGGAGGCGATGCAGGAACGGCAGATCACGATCGGCGAACAGACGTTCAAGCTCGAGGAACCCTTTCTCGTGCTCGCGACGCAGAACCCGATCGAGCAGGAAGGAACCTACCCGCTCCCTGAGGCGCAGGTCGACAGGTTCATGCTCAAGATCAGGATCGATTATCCGAACCGGGAGGAGGAACGGCTGATCATGCGGCAGAACATCACCAACTCCACCCCCGCGGTCAGACCGGCCGTGAGCCCCTCCGATATTCTCAAAGCCCGCTCCGTCGTCCAGGAAGTCTACATGGACGAAAAAATCGAGCGGTACATTCTCGATATCGTCTTCGCGACGCGGAGCCCGAAGGACTTCAAACTCGACAAACTGGCGTCGCTCATCAACTACGGCGCGTCGCCTCGCGCGACCATCAACCTCGCGCTCGCGTCGAAGTCGTTCGCGTTCATCAAGCGCCGGGGTTACGTGATCCCGGAAGACGTCCGGGCGATCTGCCACGACGTCCTGAGGCACCGCATCGCGGTGACGTACGAGGCCGAAGCCGAGAACGTCACCCCCGAGAACATCGTGGACGAGATTCTGAATGCAATCGAAGTGCCGTAG